The genomic segment TCTTCCAGGAACCTCGATGAAGGTCGCGCGGGTACCGTAGCGATCCGCCATCGTCTTGGCTGTTGTCGGCGGCACAACCTTGTCTTCGCTCCCGGAGAGAAACAGCAGGGGCGCGGTTGCACGGGTGAAGTCTATCCTGGTCGTCTGATTGACGTCGTACATCCAGAAGAACAGTTCAAAGAGAACCTGTCCGCTTTCCGTGCCGAGCCGGTCGCAGATATCATGCTGCTGTTCCACCGGCATCGTGTTGAGCCCGTAAGCTGCCAGCAAGTCGAAATCCTGTCCGGGGACGTCTTCCCAGAACGGGCCGGCGGACATGAACATTTTGCCAAGCGCGCGTTCCATCTCTGTGGTGGGGACGGTTCCGTTGATGATGCTGCTGTTAATGAGGACGCCCGCTTCAATCAGTTCGCGCGCGGAAAGCAGTTGCCCGATCAGTCCTCCAAGGGAATGTCCGATCACGATGGGCTTTTGCTCAAGCGTTTCAATGAACGCCGCAATATCAGCTACGTAGTCAGCTATGCTGACGCCTTTCAGTGCCTGTGTTCGCTCTTCTCCTTCCGGAAGATCGTGGAAGCGGTAGACGGGGCTGTGGCACGTATAGCCCTCAGCCTCGAAAAAGTGGCGGATCGGGTCCAGCGTCCAGGAAGTGGCATTGGTTCCATGAAGAAAGACAATCACCTTTTCTGACATTTACCGGCTCCGTCGCATGAAGGGGTGGTTTGGCTTTTGTTGTGCCGAACCAGAAAACCAAACTCTTGGCTTGGTGAACAGAGCGTTTATGCGGTTGATGAATTTCCAGGGTAAATTGGTTGAAATATTTGATGAAATCGCCGCCTCATGATTACCACTGCGTAAATTTCAGACTTGTTTAAAGTTTTGTTCGCTTTGCGTTAAACCTGTTTTTTTACGAGCCATTTAACTGCTCCTGTTGAAGTAGAGCTCAAGAAACGCCGGGGACAAACTCGCAATTACTTGCGTTTCTGGGGAAGTCGAACAGAGGACGAAAAGGGGAGCGTTATGGCTCGTTTTGAAATTCACTCGGCCGATATGGCCGCCATGGGCGAAAAGCCTATCACTGCTGATATCCTGTTCCAGATGGGACTGGACAGCGCCTGCGGCCGCAACGGCGCGACCGATCTGGTAACAGCGCACAAGTGGTTCAACATCGCTGCGCTTAAAGGCAACAAGGACGCTGCTCAGTATCGCAAGGAAATCTCCGGCGAAATGAGCCCGTCAGAGATTGCCGAAGCACAGCGCTCCGCGCGTGAATGGCTGTCAATGCATTGATCGGGTCGAAGGCTGCCGGCCTGACGGCACCTGAACCCATACATTTTTTCTGACGTGGCAGCGCAAAAAGGTTGCCACGTACGGAACGTCGCCGGCCGGATTGGCCGCGATGCTGAATATGCTGCAAACCGGCAATGGCTCCGCAGTCCCGACAGATGCGACTGCTGGTGCTGGAGCGCTTCAACCAATGCCGCGATCGAGCAAGCACTTTTTCTCTGCGTCTTTTCAATAAATCGCAGCTGGGGGCTATGTCGCTCGGCGTGAAGCTTTCTAGTGATGAATGCGACCGGTTTTCGGTGCCATCGATCCTTCATTCATTGATCCAGGCCCATGCATCTGCCAGGGACAGGAACCGGGAAACTTAGAAGTGACCCGCAACTATTGCCACTGCTCGCCGCAGAAGTGCGGGGCAGCCGTCGGCAATTCGACATTGCAGTTTGCGTCCTCAGTCCCTCTGAGCGGATAGAGATACGGCGACCTGTTTCCATACTGGTCTTTCGCATCGTAAAAGGTCCAGTTGTAAAACTCCTTCGAGTTGACACTGTTGCCGCCCTGGTTGCCTCCCAGGATCGTATAGCCATCGTACTTCTTCGAGTTGATGTCGCCCTTGGGATTTGAGGGCAGGTCACCGACCTCATCAAGAAAGGCAACGTGGTGCCACTTCTTCTTGTTGTGTTTCATGACAATGACGCACCCCCGTTTTGGTTCGTCCAGGGCCTGGAAACGCCAGCGCCTTCTGTGCAAAAACGAGAAGGCGCCGGTGCTGCCGGTATGACTGTATCCGGCTGTGTGGAGACAAAAATTCACGAATGCCGAACACCAGTGGTCGTTCTCCAGGTCGCGCTCGTGGCTCTTTTTGCGCTCCCAGGCGCGTTTACCCATGTACGGACACGCCTCGAAATAGCCTTCGTCGACGCGCGTATCGCCCTCGACGACAGCGCTGCCATCGTCGTTGAGCCAGTTGGTTTCGCGCTCGCGCAACGCGACGTCCATCCAGGGCGCATTCAAATTCAAGGCTTCCACAGCGATCGCTTTGATCGGTGATCGCCCGGGGGCAGAAACCGGGAGCCATGGAGGGGGCGGCAAATTCCTGATGACGACACGGGCCTCTGCCTGCATTTGCCGCCAGGTATCCTCGCCCAGCATACCGTCAGGATTGAGTTTCCTGGTCATCTGAAACTGCGCGACAAATTGGCTGAAATCATCTGCCTGCAAAAGACCGTTCGATATTTTCAGGACGCGGCAAACGCCTGACCAGTGGTGCGACCAGCCGATGCGGCGTGCCCGCTTTGCGTTGTAGCGCGCTGCCTTTCTGGCCTGTTGTTCTGACAGAACACTGGGAACGTCGTCGTAACCACTGTTGAGAAGCTGGAATGCGTGTTGATTAGGAATGGGCATCTTGCTTGGTCCTCAATTTCCATGACAGAAATTCTCAAGAAGTCGCAAGCAAGTCGCTGAAAAATATATATTTTTGAAGCGAGCAGACGGATCGGTTCGTTCAGCTGTAACTCTGAAATTACGAGCGTTTGAAAGGTTTGCGACTTGATGCGAACACCAGGCAATTTCCTGGTGATGCGTCAAATCGCCGTTACATCCGCCTGAAACCCTTACTCAAATGGAGGTTCGGTGCATTAAAAAACTGTCAAATAATGCTTTAGGTCATCCTCTCATAGAATAGACTGCGATGGTATGGATGATTTTGATCGGATACGAGGCGCGAAACTGCGGGTAACCGCCCGGTTTTTAAAGTTTCGCAACGAAGTAGCCGTGCAAAATCACCTTATCCCGAAGGGACGCAAAAACGGCTTCGATCTGCTGCGTCAAAGCGCTCAACCGGGCAAGAAGCCCGCTTTTCGCGCCTTTCCTTGCAGCTCATTGCCGTTTGCCGCGCCATCGCAGCCTATTTTATGAGGGGATGACCTAAGCTGCGTTAGAGCTTTCGATAGCTGGATCAGTTCCAAATTCGAGCGGCTGCCGAACACCGAACGTGTGCGTTCTTGAAGCATCGCTCAACGCAAAATTGAAAGTCCGCGCTGTGCGGCCAGATCCTGTGCAGCCTCGATGGCATGATGACGTTCGGTTTCACTTTTGTATTGCGCCAGAACCTTGAGGGCGGTGGGCTCGAGCACAAGATCGCCTATGTCCCTTGCAGAGCGGAGAGCCGCGGCGGCCTCAGCTTCCGCCTCTTCGCAGCGCTTGTTTGCTCGAAGCAACTCAGATTTATTCAGACGAAGCCAACCGTGGAACTGGCGCAGTTTGAGCTGTTGCGCCACCTCGATCTGACGGTTCAACAAGATGCTTGC from the Roseibium sp. HPY-6 genome contains:
- a CDS encoding alpha/beta hydrolase; amino-acid sequence: MSEKVIVFLHGTNATSWTLDPIRHFFEAEGYTCHSPVYRFHDLPEGEERTQALKGVSIADYVADIAAFIETLEQKPIVIGHSLGGLIGQLLSARELIEAGVLINSSIINGTVPTTEMERALGKMFMSAGPFWEDVPGQDFDLLAAYGLNTMPVEQQHDICDRLGTESGQVLFELFFWMYDVNQTTRIDFTRATAPLLFLSGSEDKVVPPTTAKTMADRYGTRATFIEVPGRCHYMQLEEGREKLAQHCLEWIRAL